From Pseudomonas sp. stari2, a single genomic window includes:
- a CDS encoding L-serine ammonia-lyase: MAISVFDLFKIGIGPSSSHTVGPMRAAALFVESLRDKHLLEQVRRVEVQLFGSLSATGVGHGSDNAVIMGLMGEWPDAIDPSQIGPRIQALRETHTLLLDGRLSVPFIWARDMRLIDENLPFHPNAMTLVAEGDHGEIHRDTYYSVGGGFVVDEAQASSGVVDLDCTELPYDFSSAVELLELCKQNNLRVAELMMANEKVWRSEEEIRAGLMKLWRAMQDCVEQGLKHEGILPGGLNVRRRAAKLHRSLQELNKPNVIGSTLSAMEWVNLFALAVNEENAAGGRMVTAPTNGAAGIIPAVLHYFMKFSEAVTDANVVDYFLGAAAVGILCKKNASISGAEVGCQGEVGSACAMAAAGLAEVLGATPEQLCNAAEIGLEHNLGLTCDPVGGLVQVPCIERNAIAAVKAINAAQMALRGDGQHFISLDRVIRTMRDTGADMHDKYKETSRGGLAVSAVEC; the protein is encoded by the coding sequence ATGGCTATCAGCGTTTTCGACCTGTTCAAAATCGGCATCGGCCCGTCCAGTTCTCACACCGTCGGGCCGATGCGCGCCGCGGCGTTGTTCGTCGAGTCTCTGCGCGACAAACACCTGCTGGAGCAAGTGCGTCGAGTCGAGGTGCAATTGTTCGGTTCGTTGTCGGCCACCGGTGTCGGTCATGGCAGCGACAACGCGGTGATCATGGGCCTGATGGGCGAGTGGCCGGACGCAATCGATCCGTCGCAGATCGGCCCACGGATCCAGGCCCTGCGCGAAACTCACACCCTTTTACTGGATGGTCGTTTGTCGGTGCCTTTTATATGGGCTCGCGACATGCGCCTGATCGACGAGAACCTGCCATTCCACCCCAACGCCATGACCCTGGTTGCCGAAGGCGATCACGGCGAGATTCATCGCGACACCTACTATTCGGTCGGCGGCGGTTTCGTGGTCGATGAAGCACAGGCGTCCAGCGGTGTGGTGGATCTGGATTGCACCGAATTGCCGTATGACTTCTCCAGTGCCGTCGAGCTGCTGGAGTTGTGCAAGCAGAACAACCTGCGTGTCGCCGAACTGATGATGGCCAACGAGAAAGTCTGGCGCAGCGAAGAAGAAATCCGCGCCGGGCTGATGAAGCTCTGGCGGGCGATGCAGGATTGCGTCGAGCAGGGCCTCAAGCACGAAGGCATTCTTCCCGGCGGCCTCAATGTGCGTCGGCGTGCGGCGAAACTGCACCGCAGTCTTCAGGAATTGAACAAGCCCAACGTGATCGGCTCGACTCTCAGCGCCATGGAGTGGGTCAACCTGTTCGCCCTGGCGGTGAACGAAGAGAACGCGGCCGGCGGGCGCATGGTCACGGCGCCGACCAACGGCGCAGCCGGGATCATTCCGGCGGTGCTGCACTACTTCATGAAATTCAGCGAAGCGGTGACCGACGCCAATGTGGTCGACTATTTCCTCGGGGCGGCGGCGGTGGGGATTCTGTGCAAGAAGAACGCTTCGATCTCCGGCGCCGAAGTCGGTTGCCAGGGTGAGGTCGGTTCGGCCTGCGCGATGGCGGCGGCGGGGCTGGCGGAAGTGCTCGGTGCCACGCCGGAGCAGTTGTGCAATGCGGCGGAAATCGGCCTGGAGCACAACCTCGGCCTGACCTGCGATCCGGTGGGCGGTCTCGTCCAGGTGCCGTGCATCGAGCGCAATGCGATTGCGGCGGTGAAAGCGATCAACGCGGCACAGATGGCTCTGCGCGGCGATGGTCAGCACTTTATTTCGCTGGACCGAGTGATCCGCACCATGCGCGATACCGGCGCCGACATGCATGACAAATATAAAGAGACTTCACGCGGTGGATTGGCGGTCAGCGCGGTCGAGTGCTGA
- a CDS encoding choline ABC transporter substrate-binding protein: MKGSPSLLLAAMLSLPLLAQAAEPAQCSTVNFSDVGWTDITATTATTSVVLDALGYKTKTTMISVPVTYKSLADGKNMDVFLGNWMPTMENDIKAYRDAGTVEVVRTNLKGAKYTLAVPQALYDKGLHDFADIAKFKKELDGKIYGIEPGNDGNRLIQSMIDKNAFGLKDAGFKVVESSEAGMLSQVDRAQKRDTAVVFLGWAPHPMNKRFKIQYLTGGDDFFGPDFGAATVATNTRKGYVEECSNVGQLLKNLEFTVDMESTLMGNILDDKMKPEAAAKAWLKKNPQVLDTWLAGVTTIDGKPGLEAVKAKLNQ; encoded by the coding sequence ATGAAAGGTTCCCCGTCGTTGTTGTTGGCCGCCATGCTGAGTCTGCCGCTGCTGGCTCAAGCCGCAGAACCGGCGCAGTGCAGTACCGTTAACTTCTCCGATGTCGGCTGGACCGACATCACCGCGACCACCGCCACCACCAGCGTGGTGCTCGACGCCCTCGGCTACAAGACCAAAACCACCATGATCTCCGTGCCCGTGACCTACAAGTCGCTGGCCGACGGCAAAAACATGGACGTGTTCCTCGGCAACTGGATGCCGACCATGGAAAACGACATCAAGGCCTACCGCGACGCCGGCACCGTCGAAGTGGTGCGCACCAACCTCAAGGGCGCCAAATACACCCTCGCCGTGCCACAGGCACTGTACGACAAGGGTCTGCATGACTTCGCCGACATCGCCAAATTCAAGAAAGAACTCGATGGCAAGATCTACGGCATCGAACCTGGCAACGACGGCAACCGCCTGATCCAGAGCATGATCGACAAGAACGCCTTCGGCTTGAAAGACGCCGGCTTCAAAGTCGTCGAATCTTCCGAGGCGGGCATGCTCTCGCAGGTCGACCGTGCGCAGAAACGCGACACCGCCGTGGTGTTCCTCGGCTGGGCACCGCACCCGATGAACAAGCGCTTCAAGATTCAATACCTGACTGGCGGCGATGATTTCTTCGGCCCGGACTTCGGCGCGGCGACCGTCGCGACCAACACCCGCAAGGGCTACGTCGAGGAATGCAGCAACGTCGGTCAACTGCTGAAAAACCTGGAGTTCACCGTCGACATGGAAAGCACCCTGATGGGCAACATCCTGGACGACAAGATGAAGCCTGAAGCGGCCGCCAAGGCCTGGCTTAAAAAGAATCCACAGGTACTCGATACCTGGCTCGCTGGCGTGACCACCATTGACGGTAAACCAGGCCTGGAGGCCGTGAAAGCCAAGCTGAATCAGTAA
- the choW gene encoding choline ABC transporter permease subunit has translation MLIDQKIPLGQYIAGFVEWLTQHGASTFDAIAVTLETMIHGVTFALTWFNPLVLIGLIAVLAHFIQRKWGLTAFVVASFLLILNLGYWQETMETLAQVMFATLVCVVIGVPLGIVAAHKPMFYTLMRPVLDLMQTVPTFVYLIPTLTLFGLGVVPGLISTVVFAIAAPIRLTYLGIRDVPEELMDAGKAFGCSRRQLLSRIELPHAMPSIAAGITQCIMLSLSMVVIAALVGADGLGKPVVNALNTADIALGFEAGLAIVLLAIMLDRICKQPDAKVGGDA, from the coding sequence ATGCTGATTGATCAGAAAATCCCTTTAGGCCAGTACATCGCGGGCTTCGTTGAATGGCTGACGCAACACGGCGCCAGCACCTTCGACGCAATCGCCGTGACACTGGAAACGATGATCCACGGCGTGACGTTTGCGCTGACCTGGTTCAACCCGCTGGTGTTGATCGGCCTCATCGCTGTACTCGCGCACTTCATTCAACGCAAATGGGGCCTGACCGCGTTCGTGGTCGCCTCCTTCCTGCTGATCCTCAACCTGGGGTACTGGCAGGAAACCATGGAAACCCTCGCCCAGGTCATGTTCGCGACCCTGGTCTGCGTGGTCATCGGCGTGCCGCTGGGCATCGTCGCCGCACACAAGCCGATGTTCTACACTTTAATGCGTCCGGTACTCGATCTGATGCAGACCGTACCGACCTTCGTTTACCTCATTCCTACCCTGACCCTCTTCGGGCTGGGTGTAGTGCCAGGCCTGATTTCGACAGTGGTGTTCGCCATCGCCGCGCCGATCCGCCTGACCTACCTGGGCATCCGCGATGTCCCGGAAGAACTGATGGACGCCGGCAAGGCCTTCGGCTGCTCGCGTCGCCAACTGCTGTCACGGATCGAACTGCCCCACGCCATGCCAAGCATCGCGGCCGGCATCACCCAGTGCATCATGCTGTCGTTGTCGATGGTGGTGATCGCGGCACTGGTGGGCGCCGACGGACTCGGCAAACCGGTGGTCAACGCACTGAACACTGCTGATATCGCCCTGGGCTTCGAAGCAGGCCTGGCGATCGTACTGCTGGCGATCATGCTCGACCGTATCTGCAAACAACCCGACGCCAAAGTAGGGGGTGACGCATGA
- the choV gene encoding choline ABC transporter ATP-binding protein gives MSIIRFDNVDVIFAKDPREALKLLDQGMTRNEILKKTGQIVGVEKASLDIEKGEICVLMGLSGSGKSSLLRCINGLNTVSRGKLFVEHEGKQIDIASCSPAELKMMRTKRIAMVFQKFALMPWLTVRENISFGLEMQGRPEKERRKLVDDKLELVGLTQWRNKKPNELSGGMQQRVGLARALAMDADILLMDEPFSALDPLIRQGLQDELLELQRKLSKTIVFVSHDLDEALKLGSRIAIMKDGRIIQYSVPEEIVLNPADDYVRTFVAHTNPLNVLCGRSLMRTLDNCKRINGSVCLDPGGDSWLDLAEGNTIKGARKNGSVLDLQNWVPGQAVEGLDRRPTLVDSNIGMRDALQIRYQTGNKLVLHDNNKVVGILGDSELYHALLGKNLG, from the coding sequence ATGAGCATAATCCGCTTCGACAACGTAGACGTTATCTTCGCCAAGGATCCGCGCGAGGCACTCAAGCTGCTGGATCAGGGCATGACCCGTAACGAGATCCTGAAAAAGACCGGGCAAATTGTCGGCGTTGAAAAAGCCAGCCTGGATATCGAGAAAGGTGAGATCTGTGTACTGATGGGTCTGTCCGGCTCCGGCAAGTCCAGCCTGCTGCGCTGCATCAACGGCCTCAACACCGTCAGCCGCGGCAAACTGTTCGTCGAGCACGAAGGCAAACAGATAGACATCGCCTCCTGCAGCCCGGCCGAACTGAAAATGATGCGCACCAAGCGCATTGCGATGGTGTTCCAGAAGTTCGCCCTGATGCCCTGGCTGACGGTGCGCGAGAACATAAGCTTCGGTCTGGAAATGCAGGGTCGTCCCGAGAAAGAACGTCGCAAGCTGGTCGACGACAAGCTTGAGCTGGTGGGCCTGACCCAGTGGCGCAACAAGAAACCCAACGAACTTTCCGGCGGCATGCAGCAACGTGTGGGCCTGGCCCGCGCACTGGCGATGGACGCCGACATTCTGCTGATGGACGAACCGTTCTCGGCCCTCGACCCACTGATCCGTCAGGGTCTGCAGGACGAATTGCTGGAACTGCAGCGCAAGCTGAGCAAGACCATCGTGTTCGTGAGCCACGACCTCGACGAGGCGCTGAAACTGGGTAGCCGCATCGCGATCATGAAAGACGGCCGGATCATTCAGTACAGCGTACCGGAAGAGATCGTGCTCAATCCTGCGGACGACTACGTGCGCACCTTCGTTGCCCACACCAATCCGCTGAACGTGCTCTGCGGTCGCAGCCTGATGCGCACCCTGGACAATTGCAAACGCATCAACGGTTCGGTGTGCCTCGATCCGGGTGGCGATTCGTGGCTGGATCTGGCCGAAGGCAACACCATCAAGGGTGCACGCAAGAACGGTTCGGTGCTCGACCTGCAGAACTGGGTGCCGGGGCAAGCGGTGGAAGGCCTCGATCGTCGTCCGACGCTGGTGGACTCCAACATTGGCATGCGCGATGCGTTGCAGATTCGTTATCAGACCGGCAACAAACTGGTGCTGCACGACAACAACAAAGTGGTCGGCATTCTGGGGGACAGCGAGCTGTATCACGCGCTGTTGGGCAAGAACCTGGGGTAA
- the betT gene encoding choline BCCT transporter BetT, with protein sequence MSSASLIKTPPEKVTVNGWVFYTSTVLILLLTAILIIAPQEAGRMLGVAQAWLSRSFGWYYMVVIAAYLVFVVGLAFSSYGKLKLGSKDDTPDFSYGAWAGMLFSSGIGISLLYFGASEPLDHYFNPPEGASATNLAARQAVQLTFLHWGLHGWAIYALVGLAVAYFAYRHNQPLALRSALYPLAGERWVKGAAGHAVDGFGMFVTLLGLVTNLGIGSLQVSSGLENLFGMEHSNTNLLIVIIVMSTVATIAAVSGVENGIRRLSNLNIILFSGLLIFVLLFGPTLHLLNGFVQNIGDYLNGVVMKTFDLYVYEGDSAKSDRWLGLWTLFYWAWWISWAPFVGMFIARISRGRTVRELVAGVLLIPLGFTLAWLSIFGNSALDLVMNHGAVELGKTALEQPSMAIYQLLEHYPASKVVIGVSIFVGFVLFLTPADSGAVMMANLSCKGGTVDEDAPHWLRIFWSVVITLVTIGLLFAGNFEAMQTMVVLAGLPFSVVLVFFMFGLHKAMRQDMQIEQEQAQLAERGRRGFSERLTQLDLQPSQSVVQRFMDKHVTPALEDAAAQLRAQSLDVQTLVGKSKRCMGVRVEMEEGNPFVYEVSLDGYLATPTESAQSDEARQRYYRAEVYLHNGSQDYDLMGFTQDQITRDVLDQFESHRQLLGRVYS encoded by the coding sequence ATGAGTTCTGCCTCGCTTATAAAGACCCCGCCCGAGAAGGTGACGGTCAACGGTTGGGTGTTCTACACCTCTACCGTGCTGATTCTGTTGTTGACCGCCATTCTGATCATCGCCCCGCAAGAGGCCGGCAGAATGCTGGGAGTGGCTCAGGCCTGGTTGTCCCGCAGCTTCGGCTGGTACTACATGGTGGTGATCGCCGCTTACCTGGTTTTCGTGGTGGGCCTGGCGTTTTCCTCCTACGGCAAACTCAAACTGGGTAGCAAGGACGACACCCCTGATTTCAGCTACGGCGCCTGGGCGGGGATGCTGTTCTCGTCGGGTATCGGTATTTCGCTGCTGTACTTCGGTGCCTCCGAGCCGCTGGATCACTACTTCAACCCACCGGAAGGCGCGTCGGCCACCAACCTGGCGGCACGTCAGGCTGTTCAACTGACCTTCCTGCACTGGGGCCTGCACGGCTGGGCGATCTATGCACTGGTCGGTCTGGCCGTTGCGTACTTTGCCTATCGCCACAACCAGCCGCTGGCCCTGCGTTCGGCGCTGTACCCGCTGGCGGGCGAGCGTTGGGTCAAGGGCGCGGCCGGTCACGCGGTGGACGGTTTCGGCATGTTCGTGACCCTGCTGGGTCTGGTAACCAACCTGGGGATCGGTTCGCTGCAGGTGTCCTCTGGCCTGGAAAACCTGTTCGGCATGGAGCACAGCAACACCAACCTGCTGATCGTGATCATCGTAATGAGCACCGTAGCGACCATCGCTGCCGTGTCCGGCGTGGAAAACGGCATTCGTCGTCTGTCCAACCTCAACATCATCCTGTTCAGCGGCCTGCTGATTTTCGTGCTGCTGTTTGGCCCGACCCTGCACCTGCTCAACGGCTTCGTGCAGAACATCGGCGATTACCTCAACGGCGTGGTCATGAAGACGTTCGACCTGTACGTCTATGAAGGCGACAGTGCCAAGTCCGACCGCTGGCTGGGCCTGTGGACTCTGTTCTACTGGGCATGGTGGATTTCCTGGGCCCCATTCGTAGGCATGTTCATCGCGCGGATTTCCCGTGGTCGTACCGTGCGTGAGCTGGTGGCCGGCGTGCTGCTGATTCCGCTGGGCTTCACCCTGGCGTGGCTGTCGATCTTCGGTAACTCGGCGCTGGATCTGGTGATGAACCATGGGGCGGTGGAGCTTGGCAAGACGGCGCTGGAACAGCCGTCGATGGCGATCTATCAGTTGCTGGAACACTACCCGGCGTCGAAAGTCGTCATCGGTGTATCGATCTTTGTTGGTTTCGTGCTGTTCCTGACCCCGGCCGACTCCGGTGCGGTGATGATGGCCAACCTTTCCTGCAAGGGCGGCACTGTCGATGAAGATGCGCCGCACTGGCTGCGGATCTTCTGGTCGGTCGTGATCACCCTGGTGACCATCGGCCTGCTGTTTGCCGGTAACTTCGAAGCCATGCAGACCATGGTCGTGCTGGCCGGTCTGCCGTTCTCGGTGGTGCTGGTGTTCTTCATGTTCGGCCTGCACAAAGCCATGCGTCAGGACATGCAGATCGAACAGGAGCAAGCGCAACTGGCTGAGCGCGGTCGTCGCGGTTTCAGCGAACGTCTGACGCAGCTGGATCTGCAACCGAGCCAGTCGGTGGTTCAGCGCTTCATGGACAAGCACGTTACCCCGGCGCTGGAAGATGCAGCTGCACAACTGCGTGCGCAAAGCCTGGACGTGCAGACACTGGTGGGTAAATCCAAGCGCTGCATGGGTGTGCGGGTCGAGATGGAAGAGGGTAACCCTTTCGTCTACGAAGTGAGCCTGGACGGCTATCTGGCGACCCCGACCGAATCGGCCCAGTCCGATGAAGCGCGCCAGCGTTACTACCGCGCCGAGGTTTATCTGCACAACGGCAGCCAGGATTACGACCTGATGGGCTTCACGCAGGATCAGATCACTCGCGATGTGCTCGATCAGTTTGAAAGCCATCGGCAGCTCCTTGGCCGGGTCTATAGCTAA
- the betI gene encoding transcriptional regulator BetI: protein MPKVGMQPIRRQQLIEATLQAVDQVGMGDASIALIARLAGVSNGIISHYFQDKNGLIAATMRYLMSVLSENVTARRQALADSSPRAHLQVIIEGNFDASQVNGPAMKTWLAFWATSMHQPSLHRLQRINDHRLYSNLCCEFRRVLPLEDARSAARGLAALIDGLWLRGALSGDAFDTAQAQQIAYEYMDFQLAKKVS from the coding sequence ATGCCCAAGGTCGGTATGCAACCCATCCGCCGCCAACAACTGATCGAAGCCACTTTGCAGGCGGTTGATCAGGTCGGAATGGGGGACGCCAGCATTGCGCTGATCGCCCGTTTGGCCGGTGTCTCGAATGGCATCATCAGTCACTATTTTCAGGACAAGAACGGCCTGATTGCCGCCACGATGCGGTATCTGATGAGCGTCCTCAGCGAGAACGTCACCGCGCGCCGTCAGGCGCTGGCAGACAGCAGCCCCCGGGCGCATCTGCAGGTGATCATCGAAGGCAACTTCGACGCCAGCCAGGTCAATGGCCCGGCAATGAAAACCTGGCTGGCCTTCTGGGCCACCAGCATGCACCAGCCGTCTTTGCACAGGTTGCAGCGGATCAACGATCACCGTCTGTATTCCAACCTGTGCTGCGAGTTCCGCCGTGTGTTGCCGCTCGAAGATGCGCGCAGCGCCGCCCGTGGACTGGCAGCTCTCATCGACGGCTTGTGGTTGCGCGGCGCGCTGTCGGGAGACGCTTTCGACACTGCGCAGGCGCAACAGATCGCTTACGAATACATGGATTTCCAATTGGCCAAGAAGGTGAGCTAG
- the betB gene encoding betaine-aldehyde dehydrogenase: protein MARFELQKLYIDGAYSDAGSDATFEAINPANGEVLAQVQRATKEDVERAVVSAEKGQKIWAAMTAMERSRILRRAVDILRERNDELAALETLDTGKAFSETKYVDIVTGADVLEYYAGLVPAIEGEQIPLRDTAFVYTRREPLGVVAGIGAWNYPIQIALWKSAPALAAGNAMIFKPSEVTSLTTLKLAEIYTEAGVPNGVFNVLTGSGREVGTWLTEHPRIEKVSFTGGTDTGKKVMASASASSLKDVTMELGGKSPLIICDDADLDRAADTAMMANFYSSGQVCTNGTRVFVPSHLKAAFEAKIVERVARIRVGNPEDENTNFGPLVSFAHMENVLGYIAKGKEEGARVLCGGERMTDGEFAKGAFVAPTVFTDCTDDMTIVREEIFGPVMAILTYETEEEVIRRANDTDFGLAAGIVTRDLNRAHRVIHQLEAGICWINAWGESDAKMPVGGYKQSGVGRENGISSLNNFTRIKSVQVELGDYVSVF, encoded by the coding sequence ATGGCCCGTTTCGAACTGCAAAAACTCTACATCGATGGCGCGTACTCCGACGCCGGCAGCGATGCCACCTTCGAAGCCATCAACCCGGCTAACGGTGAAGTCCTCGCACAAGTGCAACGTGCGACCAAGGAAGACGTCGAGCGCGCAGTAGTCAGCGCCGAAAAGGGCCAGAAAATCTGGGCTGCGATGACCGCCATGGAGCGTTCGCGCATCCTGCGTCGCGCCGTCGACATCCTGCGCGAGCGCAACGATGAACTGGCCGCCCTGGAAACCCTGGACACCGGTAAAGCCTTCTCCGAAACCAAGTACGTCGACATCGTTACCGGCGCCGACGTGCTGGAATACTACGCAGGCCTGGTACCCGCCATCGAAGGCGAGCAGATCCCGCTGCGTGACACCGCATTCGTCTACACCCGCCGCGAGCCGCTGGGCGTTGTCGCCGGTATCGGCGCGTGGAACTACCCGATCCAGATCGCCCTGTGGAAATCCGCTCCAGCCCTGGCGGCCGGTAACGCGATGATCTTCAAGCCAAGCGAAGTCACCTCGCTGACCACCCTGAAACTGGCCGAGATCTACACCGAAGCCGGCGTTCCAAACGGCGTGTTCAACGTACTGACCGGCAGCGGCCGTGAAGTCGGCACCTGGCTGACCGAGCACCCGCGCATCGAGAAAGTCTCCTTCACCGGCGGCACCGACACCGGCAAGAAGGTCATGGCCAGCGCTTCGGCCTCGTCGCTCAAAGACGTGACCATGGAACTGGGCGGCAAGTCCCCACTGATCATCTGCGACGACGCCGACCTGGATCGCGCCGCCGACACCGCGATGATGGCCAACTTCTACAGCTCCGGTCAGGTCTGCACCAACGGCACTCGCGTGTTCGTTCCGAGCCACCTGAAAGCCGCTTTCGAAGCCAAGATCGTCGAGCGCGTTGCCCGCATCCGCGTTGGCAACCCGGAAGACGAAAACACCAACTTCGGCCCTCTGGTCAGCTTCGCTCACATGGAAAACGTGCTGGGCTACATCGCCAAGGGTAAAGAAGAAGGCGCCCGCGTTCTGTGCGGCGGCGAGCGCATGACCGACGGCGAATTCGCCAAGGGCGCGTTCGTGGCTCCGACCGTGTTCACCGACTGCACCGACGACATGACCATCGTCCGTGAAGAAATCTTTGGCCCGGTGATGGCGATCCTGACCTACGAAACCGAAGAAGAAGTGATCCGCCGCGCCAACGACACCGACTTCGGCCTGGCCGCCGGTATCGTCACCCGCGACCTGAACCGCGCCCACCGCGTGATTCACCAACTGGAAGCCGGTATCTGCTGGATCAACGCCTGGGGCGAGTCCGACGCAAAAATGCCGGTTGGCGGTTACAAGCAGTCGGGCGTTGGTCGTGAGAACGGCATCAGCTCGCTGAACAACTTCACTCGCATCAAATCGGTACAGGTTGAACTGGGCGATTACGTCTCGGTGTTCTAA
- the betA gene encoding choline dehydrogenase, translated as MSQEFDYIIVGAGSAGNTLATRLTEDEGVTVLLLEAGGPDYRFDFRTQMPAALAFPLQGRRYNWAYETDPEPHMDGRRMECGRGKGLGGSSLINGMCYIRGNAMDYDGWAKLPGLEDWTYLDCLPYFRKAETRDIGPNDYHGGDGPVSVTTPKAGNNPLFHAMVEAGVQAGYPRTEDLNGYQQEGFGPMDRTVTPKGRRASTARGYLDVAKKRSTLTIVTHALTDKVLFEGKRAIGVRYLVGAAEERVEARARKEVIVCSGAIASPQLLQRSGVGPAKLLESLDIPVVHDLPGVGENLQDHLELYLQYACTQPVSLYPSLLWYNQPAIGAEWLFNGTGIGASNQFEAGGFIRTRPEFEWPNIQYHFLPVAINYNGSNGVKEHGFQAHMGSMRSPSRGRIQIKSKDPRQHPSILFNYMATEQDWQEFRDGIRLTREIMQQPALDAFRGREISPGIEVQTDEQLDKFIREHAETAFHPSCSCKMGTDEMAVVDGQGRVHGMQGLRVVDASIMPIITTGNLNAPTIMMAEKIADKIRGRQPLPRSKAPYYVAGDAPVKGKALRDMSAVAQ; from the coding sequence ATGTCCCAAGAATTCGATTACATCATCGTCGGTGCCGGCTCTGCCGGTAACACCCTGGCGACCCGTCTGACTGAAGACGAAGGCGTGACCGTCCTGCTGCTCGAAGCCGGCGGCCCGGACTACCGTTTCGACTTCCGCACGCAAATGCCGGCCGCTCTGGCCTTCCCGCTGCAAGGTCGTCGCTACAACTGGGCATACGAAACCGATCCAGAGCCACACATGGACGGTCGCCGGATGGAATGCGGTCGCGGCAAGGGCCTCGGCGGTTCCTCGCTGATCAACGGCATGTGCTACATCCGTGGCAACGCGATGGACTACGACGGCTGGGCAAAACTGCCAGGCCTGGAAGACTGGACCTACCTCGACTGCCTGCCGTACTTCCGTAAAGCGGAAACCCGTGACATCGGCCCGAACGACTACCACGGTGGCGACGGTCCGGTCAGCGTGACCACGCCGAAGGCGGGCAACAACCCACTGTTCCACGCGATGGTTGAAGCTGGCGTACAGGCCGGTTACCCGCGCACCGAAGACCTCAACGGCTACCAGCAGGAAGGTTTCGGCCCGATGGACCGCACCGTGACGCCGAAAGGCCGTCGCGCTTCCACCGCCCGTGGTTACCTGGACGTGGCCAAGAAGCGTTCGACCCTGACCATCGTCACTCACGCCCTGACTGACAAGGTTCTGTTCGAAGGCAAGCGCGCCATCGGCGTGCGTTACCTGGTCGGCGCTGCCGAAGAGCGCGTTGAAGCCCGCGCCCGCAAAGAAGTCATCGTCTGCTCCGGCGCCATCGCTTCGCCGCAACTGCTGCAACGCTCCGGCGTCGGCCCGGCGAAACTGCTGGAAAGCCTCGACATCCCGGTTGTTCACGATCTGCCGGGCGTCGGCGAAAACCTGCAGGATCACCTCGAGCTGTACCTGCAATACGCCTGCACCCAACCGGTTTCGCTGTACCCGTCGCTGCTCTGGTACAACCAGCCGGCCATCGGTGCCGAATGGCTGTTCAACGGCACCGGCATCGGCGCCAGCAACCAGTTCGAAGCCGGCGGTTTCATCCGCACCCGTCCGGAATTCGAATGGCCGAACATCCAGTACCACTTCCTGCCGGTAGCGATTAACTACAACGGCAGCAACGGTGTGAAAGAGCACGGCTTCCAGGCGCACATGGGTTCCATGCGTTCGCCGAGCCGTGGTCGCATCCAGATCAAATCCAAGGATCCGCGCCAGCACCCGAGCATCCTGTTCAACTACATGGCGACCGAGCAGGACTGGCAGGAATTTCGCGACGGCATCCGCCTGACCCGTGAAATCATGCAACAGCCTGCACTGGATGCTTTCCGTGGCCGCGAAATCAGCCCGGGCATCGAAGTGCAAACCGATGAGCAGTTGGACAAGTTCATCCGCGAGCACGCCGAAACCGCGTTCCACCCGTCCTGCTCGTGCAAGATGGGCACCGACGAGATGGCGGTCGTGGACGGTCAGGGCCGCGTGCATGGAATGCAGGGCCTGCGTGTGGTCGATGCCTCGATCATGCCGATCATCACCACCGGCAACCTGAACGCGCCGACGATCATGATGGCCGAGAAAATCGCCGACAAGATCCGTGGCCGTCAGCCACTGCCACGCAGCAAGGCGCCGTACTACGTCGCTGGCGATGCGCCGGTGAAAGGCAAGGCACTGCGTGATATGAGCGCTGTTGCCCAGTAA